One stretch of Bacteroides sp. DNA includes these proteins:
- a CDS encoding FAD/NAD(P)-binding oxidoreductase, translated as MKKTDVLIIGGSAAGMVAALTGKSSWPDKKFILVKKLKDMMVPCGIPYIFGTLENSNQNIMPVDNMMEKAGIESIVDEVTAIDKTEKTATLKSG; from the coding sequence ATGAAAAAAACCGATGTATTGATTATTGGAGGCAGTGCTGCTGGGATGGTAGCTGCCCTGACAGGAAAATCATCCTGGCCGGATAAAAAGTTCATCCTGGTGAAAAAGCTAAAGGATATGATGGTACCCTGTGGTATCCCCTACATCTTTGGCACCCTGGAAAACAGCAACCAGAATATCATGCCCGTTGACAATATGATGGAAAAAGCCGGGATAGAGTCGATAGTCGATGAAGTGACTGCCATTGATAAAACGGAAAAAACCGCTACCCTGAAAAGCGGTG
- a CDS encoding radical SAM protein, whose amino-acid sequence MIIFGPIPSRRLGKSLGINNVPMPKTCTYACVYCQVGSTRNHTIERAAFYSPRFIFDEVKKHLEKIRQEDFPDYLSFVPNGEPSLDIHLGESIRLLKSLGIPVAVITNASLLSDKKVIDELCEADWVSLKNDSADETIWRSINHPHKHLLWEPLQKGLDDFAKVYQGKLVTETMLVEGINDAPEVLRHTAARIARLNPFKAYLAIPIRPPANSKVHPPSEQVITEAYQIYGEQGLKTELLLGFEGTDTGFTGNAEEDILNISAVHPIREDTMAELLRKNKASPELVDRLIQESRIKVVSFNGKNFFLRNIRSRA is encoded by the coding sequence ATGATCATTTTTGGCCCCATACCATCGCGCCGCTTAGGCAAAAGCCTGGGAATCAATAATGTCCCTATGCCAAAAACCTGCACCTACGCTTGTGTTTATTGTCAGGTTGGATCCACCCGTAATCATACCATTGAACGGGCAGCATTTTATTCCCCTCGATTTATTTTTGATGAGGTAAAAAAACACCTGGAGAAAATTCGCCAGGAAGATTTTCCTGATTATCTCTCCTTTGTTCCCAACGGAGAGCCAAGCCTTGACATTCATTTGGGTGAGAGCATCAGGCTGTTAAAAAGCCTGGGTATCCCGGTAGCAGTAATCACCAATGCTTCCCTTTTATCAGACAAGAAAGTGATTGATGAGCTATGTGAGGCTGATTGGGTGTCACTGAAAAATGACAGTGCTGACGAAACCATTTGGAGATCCATCAATCATCCCCATAAGCATCTCCTGTGGGAACCCCTTCAAAAAGGGCTCGATGATTTTGCAAAAGTTTATCAGGGCAAGCTTGTAACAGAAACGATGCTTGTTGAAGGAATCAATGATGCCCCCGAAGTCCTCCGGCATACAGCCGCCCGAATTGCCAGGCTGAATCCATTCAAGGCTTATCTTGCCATCCCCATCAGGCCCCCAGCAAATTCAAAAGTTCATCCACCCTCAGAGCAGGTCATTACCGAGGCCTACCAGATTTATGGTGAACAGGGACTAAAGACCGAGTTGCTGCTAGGATTTGAAGGAACCGATACCGGGTTCACAGGCAATGCCGAAGAGGATATTCTGAATATTTCTGCCGTGCATCCCATTAGGGAGGATACCATGGCTGAACTGCTCAGGAAAAATAAGGCAAGCCCGGAACTGGTGGACAGGCTGATCCAGGAGAGTAGAATTAAAGTAGTTTCATTCAATGGGAAAAATTTTTTCCTTAGAAACATCCGCTCAAGAGCATGA
- a CDS encoding Mrp/NBP35 family ATP-binding protein, whose translation MKPEIEKIKLEKVKNIIVVASGKGGVGKSTVAVNLAVAFARSGLRVALVDADIYGPSIPRMMGIENEKPGVNTSDQKQVMLPIEKYGIKVISIGFFITKSQSLIWRGPLAGKAITQLLEETFWDEIDVMIIDFPPGTGDIQITTVQKMELTGAIIVTTPQEISLNDARKAASMFSNPDVGVPILGVVENMAWFTPAKHPDEKYFIFGEGGGKNLAQELNTHLLGQIPLVMEVAEAAEKGLSVFSQGDQGAIKAFDEISEKIINNSLTL comes from the coding sequence ATGAAACCTGAGATTGAAAAAATAAAACTGGAGAAGGTAAAGAACATCATCGTGGTAGCCTCAGGGAAAGGTGGTGTAGGAAAATCCACGGTAGCAGTAAACCTTGCTGTTGCGTTTGCCCGTAGTGGCTTGCGCGTGGCCCTGGTGGATGCAGACATATATGGTCCTTCCATTCCCCGCATGATGGGGATAGAAAATGAAAAACCCGGGGTAAATACCAGCGATCAGAAGCAGGTGATGCTGCCTATTGAGAAGTATGGGATCAAGGTGATATCGATAGGCTTTTTTATCACCAAGAGTCAATCGTTGATCTGGCGCGGCCCTCTGGCAGGAAAAGCCATTACTCAGTTGCTGGAGGAAACCTTTTGGGATGAGATCGATGTGATGATCATTGATTTTCCGCCCGGAACCGGCGACATTCAAATCACCACCGTACAGAAGATGGAGCTGACGGGAGCGATTATTGTCACCACGCCCCAGGAAATATCGCTGAACGACGCCCGCAAAGCGGCTTCTATGTTCTCGAACCCTGACGTTGGCGTACCAATCCTCGGAGTGGTCGAAAACATGGCCTGGTTTACGCCCGCTAAGCACCCCGATGAGAAATATTTCATTTTCGGAGAAGGTGGTGGTAAAAACCTGGCCCAGGAATTAAACACCCACCTCCTTGGACAAATCCCGCTGGTTATGGAGGTGGCCGAAGCTGCTGAAAAAGGACTGAGTGTTTTTTCACAGGGTGACCAGGGAGCAATCAAGGCTTTTGATGAGATTTCTGAAAAAATCATAAACAACTCTTTAACGCTTTAA
- a CDS encoding DUF169 domain-containing protein: MISLLKKKYGRLCLGLKVDYHGSETPIRFHDEPLRFCEAVNKAFDRPLLIKPADLRCMGSKRSMGLTMDERALVENIHQESGIDREFIWQAVKDIPRLEKPIENILLGIDSQMEKEIQPDMYIVFLQPAQAMELMKDYALKLKEFAVIKPCIFMSVCGNVFVNTIKSRVLSISFGCPDSRKYAGLTDDLLVAGIPHESCKKLFS; the protein is encoded by the coding sequence ATGATCAGTTTACTCAAGAAAAAATATGGACGGCTTTGCCTTGGATTGAAAGTGGATTACCATGGAAGTGAAACACCAATCCGGTTTCATGATGAACCCTTGAGATTTTGTGAAGCAGTCAATAAAGCTTTTGACAGGCCATTACTGATAAAGCCTGCTGACTTAAGATGCATGGGATCGAAGCGAAGCATGGGACTCACTATGGATGAAAGAGCGCTCGTTGAAAATATACATCAGGAAAGTGGTATTGATCGGGAATTCATCTGGCAAGCAGTCAAGGATATCCCACGTTTGGAGAAACCCATTGAAAACATTTTACTGGGCATTGACAGCCAAATGGAAAAAGAGATACAGCCTGATATGTACATCGTATTTCTTCAACCGGCACAAGCCATGGAATTAATGAAAGATTACGCCTTAAAGCTAAAGGAATTTGCTGTGATCAAGCCTTGTATCTTCATGTCAGTATGCGGCAATGTCTTTGTTAACACGATAAAAAGTCGTGTTTTAAGCATCTCCTTTGGCTGTCCTGACTCACGTAAATATGCGGGATTGACCGATGACCTGCTGGTAGCAGGAATCCCACATGAAAGTTGCAAAAAACTCTTTTCCTGA